One genomic region from Haloprofundus salinisoli encodes:
- a CDS encoding ArsA family ATPase: MANLDVEPVDAVDDSEGADGDDAASIDVEVEATDDLSELPGEVDAAEFVLYGGKGGVGKTTMAAATALRSAAEGTTTLVVSTDPAHSLSDTLGGEIPAEPTRIREDIPLFAAEIDPDAAMDEGLFGEGGDAFGGMGGMGDVFGGMGGMGGMGGAGGPGGAGGGGDANNPFGGDENHFGGDENPFGGDDGEGGHPLLDGTMPGADEMAAMRQLLEHMDDPRFDRVVVDTAPTGHTLRLLQLPEMLDSMVGRLVSFRERMRGMMENLKGMFGGADPGPSGMEQLEEAKERIKRLRAVLRDPERTDFRVVMIPEEMSVVESERLVARLDEFRIPVRTLVVNRVMEDPSDVTGIDPEWTVAPDPEHCEFCQRRWQVQQRSLRRATELFRGRDVKRVPLLADEVRGEDALRVVAACLA; encoded by the coding sequence ATGGCAAATCTCGACGTGGAACCCGTCGACGCCGTCGACGACTCCGAGGGAGCAGATGGAGACGACGCGGCGTCGATAGACGTGGAAGTCGAGGCGACCGACGACCTCTCGGAGCTCCCGGGCGAGGTCGACGCCGCGGAGTTCGTCCTCTACGGCGGCAAGGGCGGTGTCGGCAAGACGACGATGGCGGCGGCGACGGCGCTGCGGAGCGCCGCCGAGGGGACGACGACACTCGTCGTCTCCACCGACCCCGCCCACTCGCTGTCGGACACCCTCGGCGGCGAGATTCCCGCGGAACCGACGCGCATCCGTGAGGACATTCCCCTGTTCGCCGCTGAGATCGACCCCGACGCCGCGATGGACGAAGGATTGTTCGGCGAGGGCGGCGACGCGTTCGGCGGAATGGGCGGGATGGGCGACGTGTTCGGCGGGATGGGTGGCATGGGTGGAATGGGCGGCGCTGGCGGCCCCGGCGGCGCGGGCGGTGGAGGTGACGCGAACAACCCCTTCGGCGGCGACGAGAACCACTTCGGCGGCGACGAGAACCCCTTCGGCGGCGACGACGGCGAGGGCGGCCACCCGCTCCTCGACGGGACGATGCCCGGTGCGGACGAGATGGCGGCGATGCGGCAGCTGCTCGAACACATGGACGACCCGCGGTTCGACCGGGTCGTCGTCGACACCGCGCCGACCGGGCACACGCTTCGACTGCTGCAGCTGCCGGAGATGCTCGATTCGATGGTCGGCCGTCTCGTCAGTTTCCGCGAGCGGATGCGCGGGATGATGGAGAACCTCAAGGGGATGTTCGGCGGTGCCGACCCCGGCCCGTCGGGGATGGAGCAACTCGAAGAAGCGAAAGAACGAATTAAACGGCTCCGCGCCGTGCTTCGGGACCCCGAGCGAACGGATTTCCGGGTCGTGATGATTCCCGAGGAGATGAGCGTCGTCGAGTCCGAGCGCCTCGTCGCTCGCCTCGACGAGTTCCGGATTCCGGTCCGGACGCTCGTCGTCAACCGCGTGATGGAGGACCCGAGCGACGTGACGGGCATCGACCCCGAGTGGACGGTCGCGCCCGACCCCGAACACTGCGAGTTCTGTCAGCGTCGCTGGCAGGTCCAACAGCGTTCGCTCCGCCGGGCGACCGAACTGTTCCGCGGCCGCGACGTGAAGCGGGTGCCGCTGCTCGCCGACGAGGTTCGCGGTGAGGATGCCTTGCGGGTCGTCGCGGCGTGTCTGGCCTGA
- a CDS encoding SDR family oxidoreductase produces MKPETVLITGCSSGIGRATARAFLAEDWVVYATARNPADIQQLGEEGCELATLDVTDQDDVDRVVDRIVDEQGAIHCLVNNAGYGQFGPIEDVPTEAVEKQFGVNVFGPHRLIRAVLPHMRAEGDGTIVNVTSVAGRVSFPGGGVYAGSKFALEAMTDALRAEVDEYGIDAVLVEPGPVETQFTERADDEVENGMERSGAYESIYKLFEDTQALGGDGPGAVSSRRVADDIVNAASATKPAARYPVGIVAEIGSFARFLPDGIRDSLFALARKLGS; encoded by the coding sequence GTGAAACCAGAGACTGTCCTCATCACTGGCTGTTCATCCGGTATCGGTCGCGCCACCGCCCGGGCTTTCCTCGCGGAGGACTGGGTGGTGTACGCGACGGCGCGCAACCCTGCCGACATCCAGCAGCTCGGCGAAGAGGGGTGTGAACTCGCAACGCTCGACGTGACCGACCAAGACGACGTCGACCGCGTCGTCGACCGCATCGTCGACGAACAGGGGGCGATCCACTGTCTCGTCAACAACGCGGGCTACGGGCAGTTCGGTCCCATCGAAGACGTCCCCACCGAGGCGGTCGAAAAACAGTTCGGCGTCAACGTGTTCGGACCCCACCGCCTCATCCGCGCCGTGCTCCCGCACATGCGAGCGGAGGGCGACGGCACCATCGTCAACGTCACCAGCGTCGCCGGCCGCGTCTCGTTCCCCGGCGGCGGCGTCTACGCGGGGTCGAAGTTCGCGCTCGAAGCGATGACCGACGCGCTCCGCGCCGAAGTAGACGAGTACGGTATCGACGCGGTTCTCGTCGAGCCCGGGCCGGTCGAGACGCAGTTCACAGAGCGCGCCGACGACGAAGTCGAAAACGGAATGGAGCGCTCGGGCGCGTACGAATCGATCTACAAACTGTTCGAGGACACGCAGGCGCTCGGCGGCGACGGTCCCGGCGCGGTCTCCTCCCGGCGCGTCGCCGACGACATCGTCAACGCCGCCAGCGCGACGAAACCGGCGGCGCGCTACCCGGTCGGCATCGTCGCCGAGATCGGCTCGTTCGCTCGGTTCCTCCCCGACGGTATCCGGGACAGTCTCTTCGCCCTCGCACGGAAACTCGGGTCGTAG
- a CDS encoding endonuclease V → MMPDRPEFVPDPTLSREAMEELQRDIAAAARFEDEFEFDPAAVSTAESTLVPRDDRPLVAGVDQAFLDEEAVSAVVVARGTEIVERAYAVTDLSIPYVPGMLSFREGGPILDAFENLETDPDLVVFDGSGRIHFRQAGLATHMGVVLDVPSVGVAKGLLCGTPRESVEERPEGWRTPIEANSRVDAPDGTVIGYAFQSRQYASSRKINPLYVSPGHRVSAETTVDLVERLCGGYKLPEPTRLADAYADEVKREYRE, encoded by the coding sequence ATGATGCCCGACCGACCCGAGTTCGTCCCCGACCCGACGCTCTCCCGCGAGGCGATGGAGGAGCTCCAGCGAGACATCGCCGCCGCGGCCCGCTTCGAAGACGAGTTCGAGTTCGACCCGGCGGCGGTCTCGACGGCGGAGTCGACGCTCGTCCCGCGGGACGACCGACCGCTCGTCGCCGGCGTCGACCAGGCGTTTCTGGACGAGGAAGCCGTCAGCGCCGTCGTCGTCGCCCGCGGTACCGAGATAGTCGAGCGCGCCTACGCGGTCACCGACCTCTCGATTCCGTACGTTCCGGGCATGCTGTCGTTCCGCGAAGGCGGTCCGATTCTCGACGCGTTCGAGAATTTGGAGACCGACCCGGACCTCGTCGTCTTCGACGGCAGCGGACGCATCCACTTCCGGCAGGCCGGGTTGGCGACGCACATGGGCGTCGTCCTCGACGTGCCGAGCGTCGGCGTCGCCAAGGGGCTGCTCTGCGGGACGCCGCGCGAAAGCGTCGAGGAGCGACCCGAAGGCTGGCGGACTCCTATCGAAGCGAACAGTCGCGTCGACGCTCCCGACGGGACGGTCATCGGCTACGCCTTCCAGTCGCGGCAGTACGCGTCGAGTCGTAAGATAAATCCGCTGTACGTCAGCCCCGGCCACCGCGTCTCCGCGGAGACGACGGTCGATTTAGTCGAACGACTCTGCGGCGGCTACAAGCTCCCGGAGCCGACGCGGCTGGCCGACGCCTACGCCGACGAGGTCAAGCGCGAGTACCGCGAGTGA
- a CDS encoding rhomboid family intramembrane serine protease — protein MAECHECGEYESLPYQCRRCGNAFCAEHRLPENHDCPGMGEWDDPSGVFESNFDDSVRTGGRSEGFLDRLTGTGGPLGYFRGNMTYVFLGLMWLTFISEYIVGYLLTGGLPPNGAGVTFYGAVNETWRSIFLLTSENPEYVWTWFTSILAHGGFFHIAANSLVLYFFGPLVERYLGAKRFTLLFFASGAIAGLAQIGTALATGETSAVLGASGAAMAVLGLLTVVNPDLRVMLLIPPIPLPIWALTGFYVLFDLTGAITPIFGGGIAHYAHLAGLFVGLLVGQYVKGQQQIPNRLNFGGGGGGMGGGRRRY, from the coding sequence ATGGCAGAATGTCACGAGTGCGGCGAGTACGAGAGCTTGCCGTACCAGTGTCGGCGCTGCGGCAACGCCTTCTGCGCCGAACATCGCCTCCCCGAGAACCACGACTGCCCCGGAATGGGTGAGTGGGACGACCCGAGCGGAGTGTTCGAGAGCAACTTCGACGACAGCGTCCGGACGGGCGGACGGTCCGAGGGGTTCCTCGACCGTTTGACCGGCACCGGCGGTCCGCTGGGCTACTTCCGCGGGAACATGACCTACGTGTTCCTCGGGCTGATGTGGCTCACGTTTATCTCCGAGTACATCGTCGGCTACCTCCTTACAGGTGGTCTTCCGCCGAACGGGGCCGGGGTCACCTTCTACGGGGCCGTCAACGAGACGTGGCGGAGCATCTTCCTTCTGACCTCCGAGAACCCCGAGTACGTCTGGACGTGGTTCACCTCCATCCTCGCGCACGGCGGGTTCTTCCACATCGCGGCCAACAGCCTCGTGCTGTACTTCTTCGGCCCGCTGGTCGAACGCTACCTCGGCGCGAAACGCTTCACGCTCCTGTTCTTCGCCAGCGGCGCAATCGCCGGACTGGCGCAGATCGGCACCGCGCTCGCCACCGGCGAGACGTCGGCGGTGCTCGGTGCGAGCGGCGCGGCGATGGCGGTTCTCGGACTGCTCACCGTCGTCAACCCCGACCTCCGCGTGATGCTGTTGATTCCGCCGATCCCGCTGCCCATCTGGGCGCTGACCGGCTTTTACGTCCTCTTCGACCTGACGGGCGCTATCACGCCGATCTTCGGCGGCGGCATCGCCCACTACGCCCACCTGGCCGGCCTCTTCGTCGGCCTCCTCGTCGGCCAGTACGTCAAAGGCCAGCAACAGATACCGAACCGCCTCAACTTCGGCGGCGGCGGTGGCGGAATGGGGGGCGGCCGTCGCCGCTACTGA
- a CDS encoding inorganic diphosphatase — MTNLWEDLETGPNAPEVIYAVVECLKGERNKYEYEKDIPGVVLDRVLHSNVHYPSDYGFIPQSYYDDEDPFDVLVLVEDATFPGCVIEARPVALMKMDDDGEQDDKVIAVPTEDPRFDHIDDLEDIPQQKLNEIDEFFKTYKNLEKGKQVETLGWEDKQAAMDAIEHAQELYNEQFG, encoded by the coding sequence ATGACGAATCTCTGGGAAGACCTCGAAACGGGACCCAACGCACCGGAAGTCATCTACGCAGTCGTCGAGTGTCTGAAAGGCGAACGCAACAAGTACGAGTACGAAAAGGACATCCCCGGCGTCGTTCTCGACCGGGTGCTGCACTCGAACGTCCACTACCCGAGCGACTACGGCTTCATCCCGCAGTCGTACTACGACGACGAGGACCCCTTCGACGTGCTGGTGCTCGTCGAGGACGCGACGTTCCCCGGATGCGTCATCGAGGCCCGCCCCGTCGCCCTGATGAAGATGGACGACGACGGCGAACAGGACGACAAGGTCATCGCCGTGCCCACCGAAGACCCCCGGTTCGACCACATCGACGACCTCGAAGATATCCCCCAACAGAAGCTCAACGAGATTGACGAGTTCTTCAAGACGTACAAGAACCTGGAGAAAGGCAAGCAGGTCGAGACGCTCGGCTGGGAGGACAAGCAGGCCGCGATGGACGCCATCGAACACGCTCAGGAGCTCTACAACGAACAGTTCGGCTGA
- a CDS encoding PadR family transcriptional regulator, with protein MSEAQTISDSGSARDLTAFQQNILVILAEEPMYGLAIKRELESYYGTEVNHGRLYPNLDDLVEMDLVEKSELDKRTNQYELTETGHSAVLDRLDWMLSKFVTDESRADEVRSVIETYE; from the coding sequence ATGTCAGAGGCACAAACAATCAGCGACTCCGGCAGCGCACGAGACCTGACCGCGTTCCAACAGAACATCCTCGTCATTCTCGCCGAGGAACCCATGTACGGCCTCGCCATCAAGCGCGAACTCGAGTCGTACTACGGCACCGAAGTCAACCACGGGCGTCTCTACCCCAACCTCGACGACCTCGTCGAGATGGACCTCGTCGAGAAGAGCGAGCTCGACAAGCGGACGAACCAGTACGAACTGACCGAGACCGGGCACTCGGCCGTGCTGGACCGTCTCGACTGGATGCTCTCGAAGTTCGTCACGGACGAAAGCCGGGCAGACGAAGTGCGCAGCGTTATCGAGACGTACGAGTAA
- a CDS encoding DUF7108 family protein produces MAELPDDVRATAERLTRLARDAVDPNEAEAYRERRDASLADHGYTARYREADDTLVLYPEEWLDEEGTVVLDRIDDTDRAVERSLSGTGEEDEWEAVEKHNSELVAAVEAEAGAAHAANARAFADFMGNHYVRRVETAGTRELQEFLTEYYPRNSWPSEAQKTVVRESLELLFEQAGEPFPGVTRTSR; encoded by the coding sequence ATGGCTGAACTTCCCGACGACGTCCGAGCGACGGCGGAGCGACTGACTCGGCTCGCACGCGACGCGGTAGACCCGAACGAGGCCGAGGCGTACCGAGAGCGGCGCGACGCGTCGCTCGCCGACCACGGGTACACCGCCCGTTACAGAGAGGCCGACGACACGCTCGTCCTGTACCCTGAAGAGTGGCTAGACGAGGAGGGAACCGTCGTTCTCGACCGAATCGACGACACCGACCGAGCGGTAGAGCGCTCGCTCTCGGGCACCGGCGAGGAGGACGAGTGGGAGGCCGTCGAGAAACACAACTCCGAGTTGGTCGCGGCCGTCGAGGCGGAGGCGGGGGCCGCCCACGCCGCGAACGCGCGCGCGTTCGCCGATTTCATGGGCAACCACTACGTCCGGCGCGTCGAGACGGCGGGCACGCGGGAGCTACAGGAGTTTCTCACGGAGTACTATCCGCGCAACTCCTGGCCGAGTGAGGCGCAAAAAACGGTGGTTCGTGAGTCGCTCGAACTGCTGTTCGAGCAGGCCGGAGAGCCGTTCCCCGGTGTTACTCGTACGTCTCGATAA
- the rnhA gene encoding ribonuclease HI → MPTIECDADVARERLEAAGVDVSPGNTDHERWRATRGDAVAVAYDSKVVVQGGNPTDLTLLLREGGGRGHVYFDGASRGNPGPAAIGWAIVTSDGIVAEGSERIGETTNNRAEYEALIAALEAARSYGLAEADVRGDSQLVVKQVRGEWKTNDPGLRERRVKANELLMAFDRWTLEHVPREINERADNLANEALDDG, encoded by the coding sequence ATGCCGACTATCGAGTGCGACGCCGACGTGGCCCGAGAGCGACTGGAGGCCGCCGGCGTCGACGTCTCTCCGGGGAACACCGACCACGAGCGGTGGCGCGCGACCCGCGGGGACGCCGTCGCCGTCGCCTACGACAGCAAAGTCGTCGTCCAGGGTGGAAATCCGACCGACCTCACGCTCCTGCTCCGGGAGGGCGGTGGGCGCGGCCACGTCTACTTCGACGGCGCGAGTCGCGGCAACCCCGGCCCGGCGGCCATCGGGTGGGCTATCGTCACGAGCGACGGAATCGTCGCCGAGGGCTCCGAACGGATCGGCGAGACGACGAACAACCGCGCGGAGTACGAGGCGCTCATCGCGGCGTTGGAGGCGGCCCGCAGCTACGGGCTCGCGGAGGCAGACGTGCGCGGCGACTCCCAACTCGTCGTCAAGCAGGTCCGCGGCGAGTGGAAGACGAACGACCCGGGGCTGCGCGAACGACGCGTGAAGGCGAACGAACTGCTGATGGCGTTCGACCGGTGGACGCTCGAACACGTGCCGCGAGAGATAAACGAACGCGCCGACAACTTGGCCAACGAGGCGCTCGACGATGGCTGA
- a CDS encoding transcription initiation factor IIB yields the protein MARPSRERRREPRRARGKQSADEEADVDELDDIDPDDLVRTADGELIHEETGLVVEEQNIDRGPEWRAFNHSERQSKSRVGAPITETMHDKGLTTTIDWKDKDAYGRSLSSEKRSQMHRLRKWQERIRTKDAGERNLQFALSEIDRMSSALGVPRSVREVASVIYRRALKEDLIRGRSIEGVSTSALYAACRQEGIPRSLEEVSEVSRVERKEIGRTYRYVSQELSLELEPVDPKQYVPRFASALDLTEEVQNKANEIIDETAAQGLLSGKSPTGYAAAAIYAASLLCNEKKTQREVADVAQVTEVTIRNRYQEQIEAMGIPS from the coding sequence ATGGCAAGACCCTCTCGTGAGCGACGGCGCGAGCCGCGACGAGCACGTGGTAAACAGTCGGCCGACGAGGAGGCCGACGTAGACGAACTCGACGACATCGACCCCGACGACCTCGTCCGGACGGCCGACGGCGAACTCATCCACGAGGAGACGGGGTTGGTCGTCGAAGAGCAGAACATCGACCGGGGGCCGGAGTGGCGGGCGTTCAACCACTCCGAACGCCAGTCGAAGTCCCGCGTCGGCGCGCCCATCACCGAGACGATGCACGACAAGGGGTTGACGACGACCATCGACTGGAAGGACAAAGACGCCTACGGACGCTCGCTCTCCTCGGAGAAACGCAGTCAGATGCACCGCCTGCGCAAGTGGCAGGAGCGCATCCGAACCAAGGACGCCGGCGAGCGTAACCTGCAGTTCGCGCTCAGCGAGATTGACCGCATGTCGTCGGCGCTCGGTGTTCCCCGTTCCGTTCGGGAAGTCGCGTCGGTCATCTACCGCCGCGCGCTCAAGGAGGACCTCATCCGCGGGCGCTCCATCGAGGGCGTCTCGACCAGTGCGCTGTACGCCGCCTGCCGACAGGAGGGGATTCCTCGGAGTCTCGAAGAGGTCTCGGAGGTCTCGCGCGTCGAACGAAAGGAGATCGGTCGAACGTATCGCTACGTCTCTCAGGAACTCAGTCTCGAACTCGAACCGGTCGACCCAAAGCAGTACGTCCCGCGCTTCGCCTCCGCGCTCGACCTCACTGAGGAAGTTCAGAACAAGGCGAACGAGATAATCGACGAGACGGCGGCGCAGGGTCTCCTCTCGGGGAAATCGCCGACCGGATACGCGGCGGCGGCGATCTACGCGGCGTCGCTGCTCTGCAACGAGAAGAAGACTCAGCGCGAGGTCGCCGACGTCGCGCAGGTGACCGAGGTCACCATCCGCAACCGATACCAGGAACAGATCGAGGCGATGGGGATTCCGAGCTAA
- the nreA gene encoding DNA repair protein NreA — protein MRLDDYIEFEENERAERRRLAMEKSYAIVDHLESFQHRFDERVQGDSLFGSVSPSIFVGRANYPNVSTGILSPVGFEEDAASFETSGAWYDEGVGIEDVFQRRTSLLNSNQSTGVKVGAEANVHDVWDGFLGVQREVAIADRPVSVEIGLDGRPDLDFDVGRNDVATPTGPRARAQSADLAENPHVPRPVKKTLEDDDWQAQGAMTYLYRRGLDVYDINTVLSAGALGESASRRLVPTRWSITAVDDTVGQYLRGTIHDAPSVDTVQVWRNEYLGNAFWVILAPGQWEYELVEMKAPGSIWNPDPESGMWVASDREGFEGRTQYVDETAGAYYAARLGVLEHLSTIGRQAKVLVLRHVSDDYWGPVGVWQVRESVRHAFEGQHGESETFADAVREVANVLPVSMAELRRKSAMVAGLQTNLADFGVGTPGDD, from the coding sequence ATGCGGCTCGACGACTACATCGAGTTCGAGGAGAACGAACGCGCCGAGCGACGGCGTCTGGCGATGGAGAAGTCCTACGCCATCGTCGACCACCTCGAATCCTTCCAACACCGGTTCGACGAGCGGGTGCAGGGTGATTCGCTGTTCGGGAGCGTCTCGCCCTCGATCTTCGTCGGCCGCGCGAACTACCCGAACGTCTCGACGGGCATTCTCTCTCCCGTGGGCTTCGAAGAGGACGCCGCCTCCTTCGAGACCAGCGGCGCGTGGTACGACGAGGGCGTCGGCATCGAGGACGTGTTCCAGCGTCGGACGAGTTTGCTGAACTCGAATCAGTCCACCGGGGTGAAGGTGGGCGCGGAGGCGAACGTCCACGACGTCTGGGACGGCTTCCTCGGCGTCCAGCGAGAGGTCGCCATCGCCGACCGACCGGTGTCGGTCGAAATCGGCCTCGACGGCCGCCCGGACCTCGACTTCGACGTCGGCCGAAACGACGTGGCGACGCCGACGGGACCCCGCGCCCGAGCGCAGTCGGCCGACTTAGCCGAGAACCCACACGTTCCACGCCCAGTGAAGAAGACGCTCGAAGACGACGACTGGCAAGCGCAGGGGGCGATGACCTACCTCTACCGCCGCGGCCTCGACGTCTACGACATCAACACGGTGCTCTCGGCGGGGGCGCTCGGCGAGTCCGCGAGTCGCAGACTCGTCCCGACGCGGTGGTCCATCACCGCGGTCGACGACACCGTGGGTCAGTATCTCCGCGGAACGATTCACGACGCCCCGAGCGTCGACACCGTGCAGGTGTGGCGCAACGAGTATCTCGGCAACGCGTTCTGGGTGATTCTCGCGCCCGGACAGTGGGAGTACGAACTGGTCGAGATGAAGGCACCGGGGAGCATCTGGAACCCCGACCCCGAGTCGGGGATGTGGGTCGCAAGCGACCGCGAAGGGTTCGAGGGCCGAACGCAGTACGTCGACGAGACGGCGGGCGCGTACTACGCCGCGAGACTCGGCGTGCTCGAACATCTCTCGACCATCGGGCGTCAGGCGAAGGTGCTCGTCCTCCGGCACGTCTCCGACGACTACTGGGGACCGGTCGGCGTCTGGCAGGTCCGCGAGTCGGTGCGCCACGCCTTCGAGGGCCAACACGGCGAGAGCGAGACGTTCGCCGACGCCGTTCGGGAAGTGGCGAACGTGCTCCCGGTGTCGATGGCGGAGCTCCGGCGAAAATCCGCGATGGTCGCGGGCTTGCAGACGAATCTCGCGGACTTCGGCGTCGGGACGCCGGGCGACGACTGA
- a CDS encoding DUF302 domain-containing protein, with protein MALPIDPSALDAGDIGEKRATLHMEHEEAVEHVRETFLDAGFGIPAEFSPSELLNEKVDADRDPYYVLGACNPAIADRVLDASDGKIGALFPCNVVVWEEEPDVQTVYHVSIMRIARLTGIAPDDEEMADVVAETGELVDEAYANLDTA; from the coding sequence ATGGCGCTCCCAATCGACCCGTCGGCGCTCGACGCCGGCGACATCGGCGAGAAACGCGCGACGCTCCACATGGAACACGAGGAGGCCGTCGAGCACGTCCGAGAGACGTTTCTCGACGCGGGGTTCGGCATCCCGGCGGAGTTCTCTCCGTCAGAGTTGCTCAACGAGAAGGTCGACGCCGACCGCGACCCCTACTACGTACTCGGCGCGTGCAACCCGGCTATCGCCGACCGGGTACTCGACGCCTCCGACGGCAAAATCGGCGCGCTGTTCCCCTGTAACGTCGTCGTCTGGGAGGAGGAACCGGACGTCCAGACGGTGTACCACGTGAGTATCATGCGCATCGCCCGCCTGACGGGTATCGCGCCCGACGACGAGGAGATGGCCGATGTCGTCGCCGAGACCGGCGAGTTGGTCGACGAGGCGTACGCGAATCTCGACACGGCGTAG
- a CDS encoding DUF5789 family protein yields the protein MADDDAEDEGPVVELGDGEPVDGAPLAQVASRLTWPQQASSIRQKEGDAVVRTPSGPQTLSDVLDRVDETYFDTRQTFVHEIRAVAGDGPVETSN from the coding sequence ATGGCTGACGACGATGCCGAAGACGAGGGGCCAGTCGTCGAACTCGGCGACGGCGAGCCGGTCGACGGCGCACCGCTGGCGCAGGTCGCGTCCCGACTGACCTGGCCGCAGCAGGCGAGCAGCATCCGACAGAAAGAGGGCGACGCCGTCGTCCGGACGCCGAGCGGCCCGCAGACGCTCTCGGACGTCCTCGACCGCGTCGACGAGACGTACTTCGACACGCGGCAGACGTTCGTCCACGAGATCCGCGCCGTCGCCGGCGACGGTCCGGTCGAGACGTCGAACTGA
- a CDS encoding DoxX family protein: MTSLSEAYRAGTKHASPRRLYAGVGLFLAGTLLVVLGILAATTNFLVGAEAPLWQARELGITLGGLGIPAVFLGIFAILPAGRRTRFAAVVGALVTLAGVALFWEAYPCQWSGANCPSVQGPELTLPTVGLYFLGSATTFWCLFIGVANFKTRNDPGGTVRMEITRQGETKIVEVERPVAGGLGGIGLLGATPDGDVETQTNQPTNGRSVDRVDDVSQPPRTRGDSSATGVASDSSQSSGWGSAANSTVSDGGATEADIYSPLDDPVPGDAEVLSPETETPSQPRQPKGDSYCGSCAHFEYVRTDRGMQPYCHYHSEVMDDMTACEEWSSRSESRR; encoded by the coding sequence ATGACGAGTCTCTCGGAGGCGTACAGAGCGGGAACGAAGCACGCGAGCCCCCGTCGACTGTACGCGGGAGTCGGGCTGTTTCTCGCCGGCACACTGCTCGTCGTTCTCGGTATCCTCGCCGCGACGACGAACTTCCTCGTCGGTGCAGAGGCTCCCCTCTGGCAGGCGCGGGAGCTCGGTATCACGCTGGGCGGCCTCGGCATCCCGGCGGTGTTTCTCGGCATCTTCGCCATCCTCCCCGCCGGACGCCGGACCCGCTTCGCCGCCGTCGTCGGCGCGCTCGTGACGCTCGCCGGCGTCGCGCTGTTCTGGGAGGCGTACCCCTGTCAGTGGTCCGGCGCGAACTGCCCGAGCGTCCAGGGTCCGGAGCTCACGCTCCCGACGGTCGGCCTGTACTTCCTCGGCAGCGCCACCACCTTCTGGTGTCTGTTCATCGGTGTGGCGAACTTCAAGACGCGAAACGATCCCGGCGGAACGGTCCGCATGGAGATCACGCGACAGGGCGAGACGAAGATCGTCGAAGTCGAACGCCCCGTCGCGGGCGGTCTGGGCGGTATCGGACTGCTCGGTGCGACGCCCGACGGCGACGTGGAGACGCAGACGAACCAGCCGACGAACGGGCGGTCGGTGGACAGAGTCGACGACGTCTCGCAGCCGCCGCGAACCCGAGGCGACTCCTCGGCGACGGGCGTCGCTTCGGACTCGTCGCAGTCGTCCGGATGGGGCAGCGCCGCTAACTCGACGGTCAGTGACGGCGGCGCGACGGAGGCGGACATCTACTCGCCGCTGGACGACCCCGTCCCCGGCGACGCGGAGGTGCTGTCGCCGGAGACCGAGACGCCGAGTCAGCCCCGGCAACCGAAAGGCGACAGCTACTGCGGCAGCTGCGCGCACTTCGAGTACGTTCGGACCGACCGCGGGATGCAGCCGTACTGCCACTACCACTCCGAAGTGATGGACGACATGACCGCCTGCGAGGAGTGGAGCAGTCGGAGCGAGAGCCGCCGCTGA
- a CDS encoding Mut7-C RNAse domain-containing protein yields the protein MTGESGAPTRSADSADAPLLLDVMLGKLAVYLRMCGYDAVYALDREVEADDRLLALAEAEGRRLLTRDVQLARRANGGVLLESCAVVGQLRELRDAGFDLTLDERPARCGRCNGPVERVDGDDETPEYAPDPDERAVFRCTRCGQCFWKGSHWDDVEETLAAV from the coding sequence ATGACGGGCGAATCCGGAGCGCCGACCCGGTCTGCGGACTCCGCGGACGCGCCGCTGTTACTCGACGTGATGCTCGGCAAACTCGCGGTGTATCTTCGGATGTGCGGTTACGACGCCGTCTACGCCCTCGACAGGGAGGTCGAAGCGGACGACCGACTGCTGGCGCTCGCGGAGGCAGAGGGTCGTCGGCTCCTCACGCGCGACGTGCAACTCGCTCGGCGCGCGAACGGCGGCGTCCTCCTCGAATCCTGCGCGGTCGTCGGCCAATTGCGGGAGCTACGAGACGCGGGATTCGACCTCACGCTCGACGAGCGGCCCGCGCGCTGCGGGCGGTGCAACGGCCCCGTCGAGCGCGTCGACGGCGACGACGAAACGCCCGAGTACGCTCCGGACCCGGACGAGCGCGCAGTGTTTCGATGCACGCGCTGCGGGCAGTGTTTCTGGAAGGGGAGTCACTGGGACGACGTAGAGGAGACGTTAGCCGCCGTTTGA